CGCGCCCTTCAGGGCCTGAGGCGCCGCCCAACCGACCGGCCACGCAGCCGACCAGGCAAAAGGCCCGCGGCTTTCGCTCGCGGGCCCTTCTTCTTCCCGGTTCGCCGGTGCGACCGGCTGGCCGAGCGACCTACTTGCGCCGCAGCTTCTGGATCGCCGCGATCTGCGCCGCCATCATGGCGAACTCGCTCTGGGCGCGGGCGAAGTCGATGTCGCTCTTTGCGTTCTTCATCGCCTCTTCTGCCGCGCGCTTGGCCTCGTTGGCCTTGGCCTCGTCGAGGTCATGGCCGCGGATGGCGGTGTCGGCCAGCACGGTGACCGCGTTCGGCTGCACCTCGAGGATGCCGCCGGCCACGAAGACGAACTCCTCCTGGCCGTTGTCGGCGCGCTCGATGCGCACGGCACCCGGCTTGATGCGCGTGATCAGCGGCGTGTGGCGGGGCAGGATGCCCAGCTCGCCGTTCTCGCCCGGCAGCGCGACGAACTTCGCCTCGCCGCTGAAGATGCTCGCTTCGGCGGAGACGACGTCGACGTGGATGGTGGCCATGATGGAACTCCGGTGTGCCGCTTACTGCAGCTTCTTGGCCTTCTCGAACGCCTCGTCGATCGTCCCGACCATGTAGAAGGCCTGCTCCGGCAGGCTGTCGCACTCGCCGTTGACGATCATCTTGAAGCCGCGGATGGTTTCCTTCAGCGGCACGTACTTGCCCGGCGAACCGGTGAACACCTCGGCGACGTGGAAGGGCTGCGACAGGAAGCGCTGGATCTTGCGTGCGCGGGCCACGGCCAGCTTGTCCTCGGGCGACAGCTCGTCCATGCCCAGGATGGCGATGATGTCGCGCAACTCCTTGTAGCGCTGCAGGATGCCCTGCACCGCACGGGTCGTGGAGTAGTGCTCCTCGCCGATGACGTTGGGGTCGATCTGGCGGCTGGTGGAGTCCAGCGGGTCCACCGCCGGGTAGATGCCCAGCGAGGCGATGTCGCGCGACAGCACCACAGTGGCGTCCAGGTGGGCGAAGGTGGTCGCCGGCGACGGGTCGGTCAGGTCGTCCGCCGGCACGTACACCGCCTGGATGGAGGTGATCGAGCCCACCTTGGTGGAGGTGATGCGCTCCTGCAGGCGGCCCATCTCCTCGGCCAGCGTCGGCTGGTAGCCCACCGCCGACGGCATGCGGCCCAGCAGCGCGGACACCTCGGTGCCGGCCAGGGTGTAGCGGTAGATGTTGTCGACGAAGAACAGCACGTCGCGGCCTTCGTCGCGGAACGACTCGGCGATGGTCAGGCCGGTCAGCGCGACGCGCAGGCGGTTGCCCGGCGGCTCGTTCATCTGGCCGTAGACCATGGCCACCTTGGACTCGCCCAGGTTCTCCAGGTTGACGACGCCCGAGTCGGCCATCTCGTGATAGAAGTCGTTGCCCTCACGGGTGCGCTCACCGACGCCAGCGAACACCGACAGGCCCGAGTGCGCCTTGGCGATGTTGTTGATGAGCTCCATCATGTTCACGGTCTTGCCGACGCCGGCACCGCCGAACAGGCCCACCTTGCCGCCCTTGGCGAACGGGCAGATCAGGTCGATCACCTTGATGCCGGTCTCGAGCAGTTCCTGCGACGGGCTCAGCTCGTCGTAGGTCGGCGCCTTGCGGTGGATGGAGGCGGTCAGGGCCTGGTCGACCGGGCCGCGCTCGTCGATCGGGTTGCCCAGCACGTCCATGATGCGGCCCAGCGTGGCCTGGCCCACCGGCACGGTGATGGCCGCACCGGTGTTGGTGACCATCAGGCCGCGGCGCAGGCCGTCGGACGAACCCAGCGCGATGGTGCGCACCACGCCGTCGCCCAGCTGCTGCTGGACTTCCAGGGTCAGCGCGCCGCCCTCGAGCTTGAGCGCGTCGAACACCTTGGGCATCTGGTCGCGGGCGAACTCGACGTCCACCACCGCGCCGATGCACTGAACGATCTTGCCTTGTGCCATTTCGCTTCTTTCCTTGGGATTCGAATCTGTGTCAGACCGCGGCCGCGCCCGAGACGATCTCGGACAGCTCCTTGGTGATCGCCGCCTGCCGCGTCTTGTTGTAGACGAGCTTGAGCTCGCTGATGAGGTTGCCGGCGTTGTCGGTGGCGGCCTTCATCGCCACCATGCGGGCCGACTGCTCGGAGGCCATGTTCTCGGCCACCGCCTGGAAGACCAGCGCCTCGATGTAGCGGGTCATCAGCTCGTCGATGACG
The sequence above is a segment of the Aquabacterium sp. J223 genome. Coding sequences within it:
- a CDS encoding F0F1 ATP synthase subunit epsilon, producing the protein MATIHVDVVSAEASIFSGEAKFVALPGENGELGILPRHTPLITRIKPGAVRIERADNGQEEFVFVAGGILEVQPNAVTVLADTAIRGHDLDEAKANEAKRAAEEAMKNAKSDIDFARAQSEFAMMAAQIAAIQKLRRK
- the atpD gene encoding F0F1 ATP synthase subunit beta, whose translation is MAQGKIVQCIGAVVDVEFARDQMPKVFDALKLEGGALTLEVQQQLGDGVVRTIALGSSDGLRRGLMVTNTGAAITVPVGQATLGRIMDVLGNPIDERGPVDQALTASIHRKAPTYDELSPSQELLETGIKVIDLICPFAKGGKVGLFGGAGVGKTVNMMELINNIAKAHSGLSVFAGVGERTREGNDFYHEMADSGVVNLENLGESKVAMVYGQMNEPPGNRLRVALTGLTIAESFRDEGRDVLFFVDNIYRYTLAGTEVSALLGRMPSAVGYQPTLAEEMGRLQERITSTKVGSITSIQAVYVPADDLTDPSPATTFAHLDATVVLSRDIASLGIYPAVDPLDSTSRQIDPNVIGEEHYSTTRAVQGILQRYKELRDIIAILGMDELSPEDKLAVARARKIQRFLSQPFHVAEVFTGSPGKYVPLKETIRGFKMIVNGECDSLPEQAFYMVGTIDEAFEKAKKLQ